A window of Pseudomonas putida genomic DNA:
ATGCGGCGTTTGCTACCGAAGACCAGAAAGAGGGGATGGCTGCGTTCATTGCCAAGCGCGAGGCGCAGTTCAAGGATCGTTGATGCTGGTTGGGGATTTGCGTTGGGCCTTTTGGGGGCATGCCTTGAGAGGTCTGGCGCCTGTGAGATCGAGCGCCGCCCGCGCGGCGCTTCGCGGGGCAAGCCCGCTCCCACATTTGTTGCAACGTGCCGAACCTGCCAGGCCATGGTTGCCTGCCTTTTTGTGCAGGTCTTGTGTCAGGCAGGGCGGCATCAATGCCCACCTCGAAATCCGGTCATGCCAACAAGGCTGACAACCATGACCTCACAGGCATGGCCACGTTGCAACAAATGTGGGAGCGGGCTTGCCCCGCGAAGCGCCGCGCGGGCGGCGCTCGATCTCACAGCCGCTGAAAATATCATGGCAAACACCTGATAGCCCTAACCAATCTCCTGACATGCATCTGGTGGCCCTGGCCCAATTCCCCGCCATGCTCCACGGACCCGTCCAGGCATCTTCCATGCACCGACCAGCGGATTCCGAGCAATGGAAGCAAATTCACACCCAATTGCAGTTGCTCCACGCGACGTGGCGCCTTAGACTGCCGCCCCCTGTAAAAAGAGTGCCGGTTGGCGCTTGAAGAATTCCGCTGCCGATGCCAAGGCGTCGGCGGCACCCGAATCGCCCAAATGCACATTTTTTCATAGAGAAATCGATGACCAAGGAACAGTTGCTGGCCATGTCGGCCGATGACTACATGAACGCTGAGCAGCTGGCTTTCTTCGCTGGCCTGCTGCAGGCGATGAAAGTCGAAACCCATGAACGCATCGAGCTGAGCCGTGCCACCATCGAAGGCCTGGACACCCCGTCGGACCCTGCCGACGTGGCTTCGGTCGAAGAAGAGCGTAGCTGGCTGGTAAATGCCATCGACCGCGACCAGCGCCTGCTGCCGCAGCTGGAAATGGCCCTGGACCGTATTGCCGACGAAAGCTTCGGCTGGTGCGATGACAGCGGTGAGCCGATCGGCCTGAAGCGTCTGCTGATCAGCCCGACCACCAAGTACTGCATCGAAGCCCAGGAGCGCCACGAGCAGCTCGACCGCCACCAGCGCCAGGTGTAACCTCGCGCGGTGTGCCAAGCCCCACGGAGCGATCCCTGGGGCTTTTTGCGTTTCTTGCCGGCGCCGGTTTTGTTGCCCTGCACGTAACACTGCTGTACCGCGATGCGCTGTTTCCAGGACGTGAGCAGGCGTATCATGGCTTTATCGTTAGGGTGCTAATTAAATTCCGGAGGGAGT
This region includes:
- a CDS encoding TraR/DksA C4-type zinc finger protein, yielding MTKEQLLAMSADDYMNAEQLAFFAGLLQAMKVETHERIELSRATIEGLDTPSDPADVASVEEERSWLVNAIDRDQRLLPQLEMALDRIADESFGWCDDSGEPIGLKRLLISPTTKYCIEAQERHEQLDRHQRQV